Proteins from one Falco cherrug isolate bFalChe1 chromosome 7, bFalChe1.pri, whole genome shotgun sequence genomic window:
- the LYSMD4 gene encoding lysM and putative peptidoglycan-binding domain-containing protein 4 isoform X2: MRLNESRTRSFQAPVTIHNYPGRQVYVFPNGQSDSEESEEELNVMELRPRGKEQQRCSTSQDRAGDVVLLEREITEDDNLNKLALQYGCKVADIKRVNNFIREQDLYALKSIKIPVKPHGLLTENGRELKPLPTAPSQTGLTVLDLPEPDDGVSSSADGRHLSDYFRGIDKNIQDAVQAEVQLNTEYCMEALERPPPELGKQETSNGADCGIQWWNAVFIMLLIGIVLPVFYIIYFKTQGLVAHTSNTMLTSDISTDGLEGKLPQSSAVEKKS, translated from the exons ATGAGGCTGAATGAGAGCCGGACAAGATCCTTCCAGGCTCCTGTCACCATCCATAATtacccaggcaggcaggtgtaTGTGTTTCCCAATGGCCAGTCTGATTCGGAAGAGTCAGAGGAGGAACTCAATGTTATGGAATTGCGACCAAGAGGCAAGGAGCAGCAGCGATGCAGCACTTCTCAGGACAGAGCTGGAGATGTGGTACTTCTGGAACGAGAGATTACAGAGGATGATAATCTTAACAAGCTAGCCTTGCAGTATGGTTGTAAA GTTGCAGATATCAAACGCGTCAACAACTTCATCCGGGAGCAGGACTTGTATGCACTGAAGTCCATCAAGATCCCCGTGAAGCCCCACGGGCTGTTAACGGAGAACGGCAGAGAGCTAAAGCCGCTCCCAACTGCGCCCTCCCAGACCGGCCTGACGGTTTTGGACTTGCCAGAGCCTGATGACGgtgtgagcagctctgctgacgGCAGGCACCTGAGCGACTACTTCAGGGGGATTGACAAGAACATTCAGGACGCAGTGCAGGCGGAGGTCCAGCTAAACACAGAGTACTGCATGGAAGCGCTGGAGAGGCCGCCGCCTGAGTTGGGGAAGCAGGAGACCAGTAATGGTGCGGACTGTGGAATCCAGTGGTGGAACGCAGTTTTTATTATGCTCCTGATAGGAATTGTCCTGCCAGTATTTTATATcatctattttaaaacacaaggcCTGGTGGCCCATACCTCCAACACTATGCTAACCTCAGATATTTCAACAGATGGATTGGAAGGGAAATTACCACAAAGCtcagctgtagaaaaaaaatcctaa
- the LYSMD4 gene encoding lysM and putative peptidoglycan-binding domain-containing protein 4 isoform X1, whose amino-acid sequence MRLNESRTRSFQAPVTIHNYPGRQVYVFPNGQSDSEESEEELNVMELRPRGKEQQRCSTSQDRAGDVVLLEREITEDDNLNKLALQYGCKVADIKRVNNFIREQDLYALKSIKIPVKPHGLLTENGRELKPLPTAPSQTGLTVLDLPEPDDGVSSSADGRHLSDYFRGIDKNIQDAVQAEVQLNTEYCMEALERPPPELGKQETSNGRLRCRAAEHFPWKAERLAARPPHTRRSGSWEHLSLQGLFSGERCSGAPQYAWGQRRFSVAGFKVQSCGL is encoded by the exons ATGAGGCTGAATGAGAGCCGGACAAGATCCTTCCAGGCTCCTGTCACCATCCATAATtacccaggcaggcaggtgtaTGTGTTTCCCAATGGCCAGTCTGATTCGGAAGAGTCAGAGGAGGAACTCAATGTTATGGAATTGCGACCAAGAGGCAAGGAGCAGCAGCGATGCAGCACTTCTCAGGACAGAGCTGGAGATGTGGTACTTCTGGAACGAGAGATTACAGAGGATGATAATCTTAACAAGCTAGCCTTGCAGTATGGTTGTAAA GTTGCAGATATCAAACGCGTCAACAACTTCATCCGGGAGCAGGACTTGTATGCACTGAAGTCCATCAAGATCCCCGTGAAGCCCCACGGGCTGTTAACGGAGAACGGCAGAGAGCTAAAGCCGCTCCCAACTGCGCCCTCCCAGACCGGCCTGACGGTTTTGGACTTGCCAGAGCCTGATGACGgtgtgagcagctctgctgacgGCAGGCACCTGAGCGACTACTTCAGGGGGATTGACAAGAACATTCAGGACGCAGTGCAGGCGGAGGTCCAGCTAAACACAGAGTACTGCATGGAAGCGCTGGAGAGGCCGCCGCCTGAGTTGGGGAAGCAGGAGACCAGTAATG GGAGACTCCGCTGTCGCGCAGCTGAGCACTTCCCCTGGAAAGCCGAGCGCCTTGCCGCACGCCCACCCCACACCAGACGGAGCGGAAGCTGGGAACACCTTTCTCTGCAGGGACTTTTCTCAGGTGAAAGATGCTCCGGCGCCCCACAGTACGCGTGGGGGCAGCGCCGGTTCAGTGTGGCCGGTTTCAAAGTGCAGAGCTGTGGCCTCTGA